A stretch of DNA from Mycobacterium senriense:
TCCCAGCACCCAAAAGCATGCTCGGCAAGCAACCGAAGCGTCTCGCGCGCATCGGTCCACCGCTCGATCATCGGCAGCCAGCTCTGCCGCTTGTCATCAAACAAAGCCTGAACCCCGTCGGCGATGTGGGGCTTCGCAGCGCGCAGCGTCTCGCCGGCTGCAGAGATGTCGAGTACCTCGAGGCGCCCATCGGCCTCGAGTATCAGGCCGGTGGCACCACCGTGTGCGCGGACGAGCCTCATCCTCGCTCGCCTCGATCGTCGGCGAACCGTCGGGAGGCGGTCATTGTTCGCCGTCACACAGAGCGCGGAACAGCGCCGCCGGCTCAGCGTTGCCGCGGCCTGCATCGCTGAGCCGGTGATAGCGATCTGCGACGATCTGCGACAAATCAGTGGGAGCACCGATTTCTCGGGCGAATGCAATGACCTCGTCGACATCCTTCAATGTCATGTCGACGGTGACAAGTGTTGCGTCGAAGTTACCGGCGGCGATCATCGGGGCGCGAATCTGAAACTGCCCCGAGGTGGCGCCGGGGCTCGCTGAGATGAGTTCGGCGACCTGGCTGAGATCGAGACCGGCACGTTGGGCATACACCATCGCCTCGACGGCGGCCGTGACATGGATGGTCGCCAAGAACTGGGCGACGAACTTGATCTTCGAACCGTTGAATTCGGTCCCGACATAGGTGACCTTGGGGCACATGGCCTGCAGTACCGCTTCGTAAGTGAGGTATGCGTCGCGGTCGCCGCTGGCATAGATCATCGCGATCTTCATAGCCACCATCGGTGGCGTACCGCTCACTGGCGCATCGATAAATTGAGAACGCCTGTCGATCAACAGCTTTCGCGCGCCTTGCTTGACATCCAAGGGCAGGGTGCTGCACTCGATGACGGTTGGGACTGCACTGGCTCGAAGAATTCCGTCTGGGCCGTCGATGACGTCCTGAAACGTCGCTGCGGACGGCATGCAGGTCACGATGACGTCGGCGGCTTCGGCCACGTCGCGGGGCGACCCGTCTCCTGCAACAGCGCCGCCGGCGGCAATCAATTCCTCGGATCGGCCGCGCTTGGTGGAGATGACACGAAACCCGTTGTCAAGCAACCCCTTTGCCAAGGGCAAGCCCAGCCGGCCCACGCCGATGAAACCCACTGTGAGCGCACTCATGTAAAACTCCTCTGATCAAGACCACGACGAAGACCCGCCGCGCCGGTATCAGCTGTCGGTGACTGCAAAGGTCTCGTTGAGATCCGCTCCCAGCAACGCATCGGGTGGGGGCGGACCCATCAACTCGGCCGGGGGTGCGCCGGTGTTCCATTCATCGACGGCGTGTGAATCGGCGACGGTCCACGTGCGCGGCACGTAGGTCGGGTCGTGGAGGATGATCTCCTCTTCCACCGAGTATTCGAACCAGTAACCCTCGGCGTCGCGGAAGTAAAGAGCGATGTTGTGTCCCGGACCGTGCCGCAACGGGCCCCATTCGATGCGTACATCGTTGGCTTGCAGAGCTTCTGCGGTGGCGTAAAAGGAATCGACGTTCTTCATGCTGAACTGCAAATGGTGCAGCGCAGTGGCCGGCGTCCTCACCAACACCACATCGTGATAAAGGTAGCGGCCAGGGGAACGCATGAAACCCATCACCTGTACTCCGCCAGGACCCATGATGCGGCTGGAGTACAGCTGACCGAGCGTGTCGAGCATGAAGGCTTCCTCGGCCTCGAAATCGGCGGCTCCAAGTCCGAGGTGATCGGCGACAACGGGTTCGGGGCCGCCGGTCTCAGGTGCCTCGATGAGATGGGCAACCGGAATGGCAGTGCTCACGCCTGTCGTCAACTCGAGACAGTGGCCGGCCGGCGTCAAAACCCTGACCGCGGGCGCTCCCTCCCACCCGGCCGATTCAAGTTTGGATACCTTGGCGCCCGTCGCCTCCAAGCGGCTGACCGCTGCGTCCAGTGTCTTGGCATCGTGCACGAGATAACTCACGTGGTGCAGACCGTGATCGTCGCCGGGTTTGTAGACCAGGGAGTATCGATCGACACCGTGCGCACTGAGATAGTGAGTACCGTCAGGATCGGCGTGGACGAGCGAGAATCCCATCCTTTCAGCCGCGAATGCCGCGGCCGTCTCCGGGTTTTTAGCGTTCAGTGCGATGTAGTTGACACGCTCGATGCCGATCGGTGACAACGCTGCCTCCTGATGTCGGGTTGATTTCGCAACGCGGCTGCTTGTTCGGTGTTGCCACCAGCCGGCAGGTGTCAGCTTACGGTGACGCCGACTATTTGACAATAGCGTTGGGTGCCCCTAACGTGACTGGCATTACAGCGATTCTCGCGCACAAGAACATCGCCTGGGAGGAATTCTGTGTCCGCAATGACCACCACTGACGAGGCCCTGGAACCGGATACAGAGGAGCAGCTGATCGCCAAGGCTGCGGAGTTGTCCACGCTGCTCGCCGAGCACGCCGACGAAGCGTCGCAACTGACCCGGCCAGCTGATACGGTCATCGAGGCGCTTCGTGACGCCGGCATGTTCAAGCTGACGACGCCTCGATCACGCGGTGGCTACCAGGTGTCGCTACCGACCTTCATCAGGATCGGCGAAGAGTTGGCGCGGGGGTGTGCATCAACGTCGTGGGTCACCAGCATCTACAACGGCGGCATCTATATGAGCTGCACCTTCCCGGACCGGGCGCTCGACGAGGTGTTCGCCGATGGTGCGCCTTTGATGTGTTCGAACTTCACACCCTCAGGGCAGGCCATTCCCACCGATGGCGGCTATCGCATCACGGCCTCGTGGCGGTTCTGCAGCGGCCAGCATCACGCTGACTGGGGCCTGATGGCCTCGATGATCGTGCGCGACGGTCAAGATCCCGAGCCCGCCACGTTCATCATCCGACGCTCCGACATGGTGGCCGCTGACGACTGGCACGTCAGTGGTCTGCGCGGATCGGGATCCAACACGCTCTCGGTTGAGGATTTGTTCGTTCCTGAGCACATGGTGCAGCCCATCGCGGTTGCAGCCATGGCGGAGACCCGTTCTGAATCGCTGGCCTCCGATAGCTACTTTAAAGTGCCTCATATCCCGTTCTTTACTGCCGGAGCCACCGGGGCCCCACTCGGAATGGCGCGGGCGGCAATGGATTTGTTCGCATCCCGAATTCACAAGCGTGGTATCACGTACACGACTTACGCCAAGCAGTCCGACGCGGTGGTCACGCATCTGCAGATGGATGAAGCGATCATGAAGATCGACGAGGCGCGCTTCCATGCCGAGCGGGCCGTCGAGACCGCCTTGAAGGTCTCTGAGAACCTCGCCGATGTGGCGAGCCGGGTGCGAATCCGGTCGGATGCAGCCTGGTGCTTTCGCCGCAGCCGTGAGGCGATCGAGGTCATCCGCCAAGCCGCCGGCGCAAGCGCTCTGACCCTGTCGAATCCGATGGGCCGCATCGTGGATGACATCGAAGCGCTCACGGTGCACTCGTTCCTCGTCTTCAGCACAAATGCCGAACTGCACGGCCGGGTCCGCTGCGGACTGGCTCCGGACGTGCCGTTCTTCTGATCTGTCGGGCTCACCGATCACCGCCGTCGCACCGAGGAGCGAATTCCGCGTGTCTATGTCAGACCGGGCCCCTGATAGCTCGTCTCTGTTGACACGGAGCTCATTTCGAGTGGTGATGGCCGACACTGACGCGGCGCAGGTTATCTACTTCGGAGCCCCGCTGCTATGGGCCGAGCGGCTGGTTTCCACCTGGCTCGCCGACGTCGGCTGCGGAACCTTCGACGCGCTGGCCAACGGGTATGGTCTGCCCGCCGTGCGGTGCGAAATGGAATACGCGTCGGCGCTGCGGCTCGACGATCGAGTGCAGGCCACATTGTCGGTCGACACGGTCTCCGAGCGATCGGTCACCTTTCGTTCCGAATTCACCAAGGTCGGCGAAACGAACCCGGCGGTGATCGTGCGTGTGAAGCAGGTTCAGGCCG
This window harbors:
- a CDS encoding NAD(P)-dependent oxidoreductase; this translates as MSALTVGFIGVGRLGLPLAKGLLDNGFRVISTKRGRSEELIAAGGAVAGDGSPRDVAEAADVIVTCMPSAATFQDVIDGPDGILRASAVPTVIECSTLPLDVKQGARKLLIDRRSQFIDAPVSGTPPMVAMKIAMIYASGDRDAYLTYEAVLQAMCPKVTYVGTEFNGSKIKFVAQFLATIHVTAAVEAMVYAQRAGLDLSQVAELISASPGATSGQFQIRAPMIAAGNFDATLVTVDMTLKDVDEVIAFAREIGAPTDLSQIVADRYHRLSDAGRGNAEPAALFRALCDGEQ
- a CDS encoding VOC family protein: MSPIGIERVNYIALNAKNPETAAAFAAERMGFSLVHADPDGTHYLSAHGVDRYSLVYKPGDDHGLHHVSYLVHDAKTLDAAVSRLEATGAKVSKLESAGWEGAPAVRVLTPAGHCLELTTGVSTAIPVAHLIEAPETGGPEPVVADHLGLGAADFEAEEAFMLDTLGQLYSSRIMGPGGVQVMGFMRSPGRYLYHDVVLVRTPATALHHLQFSMKNVDSFYATAEALQANDVRIEWGPLRHGPGHNIALYFRDAEGYWFEYSVEEEIILHDPTYVPRTWTVADSHAVDEWNTGAPPAELMGPPPPDALLGADLNETFAVTDS
- a CDS encoding acyl-CoA dehydrogenase family protein, which translates into the protein MTTTDEALEPDTEEQLIAKAAELSTLLAEHADEASQLTRPADTVIEALRDAGMFKLTTPRSRGGYQVSLPTFIRIGEELARGCASTSWVTSIYNGGIYMSCTFPDRALDEVFADGAPLMCSNFTPSGQAIPTDGGYRITASWRFCSGQHHADWGLMASMIVRDGQDPEPATFIIRRSDMVAADDWHVSGLRGSGSNTLSVEDLFVPEHMVQPIAVAAMAETRSESLASDSYFKVPHIPFFTAGATGAPLGMARAAMDLFASRIHKRGITYTTYAKQSDAVVTHLQMDEAIMKIDEARFHAERAVETALKVSENLADVASRVRIRSDAAWCFRRSREAIEVIRQAAGASALTLSNPMGRIVDDIEALTVHSFLVFSTNAELHGRVRCGLAPDVPFF
- a CDS encoding acyl-CoA thioesterase — translated: MADTDAAQVIYFGAPLLWAERLVSTWLADVGCGTFDALANGYGLPAVRCEMEYASALRLDDRVQATLSVDTVSERSVTFRSEFTKVGETNPAVIVRVKQVQAAVDGPGLRSVRLLPKLAEALSNTATRT